The genomic segment AGTATAGGCTTTTCATTTTCTATAAATTCTATAAATTTTTCAAAATCGTTTATTGAACTGTTAATATTACTCATTTTTATTAATCCATCCTCAGTTTTTATATTTTTTGTGATTGAATTTTATTTATCAGGTTAAATTTGATCATGACTATATAAAATTATTTTCTTCTTTTAAATCCATATTCCTTTTTTAATATTTCAATCATTTCAAATACAACATAACAAACACTTGTCGATTCAATTATATTAATTAAACTAATAATTCTTTCAAGGTTATCAGTAAATGGATACCTTTTGCATCTTTCTGGTTTGCATGCTTCTAGTTCACAGCTTCCATCTTTTCTAAAAAGGCACATAGTATTTGCTTAATTTCATATTTCCCAAAATCTTCTTCAATATACATATTCATAAGTTCTTTTTCTGAAATCCAAGAAAATCTGCGACTTTTTAGAATAAATCTTTTCCACTTTGTCTTTGTAAATAATTTCTATATAAAACTTATAAAATAGTTGTCAAATGATAACTATATTGTTATAATATCTTTTACTAATAATAATTATCAAAGGAGTTTTCATATGACTAAAAAAGATAATAGAGAATTAATTTTAAATATGGTTAACTTTTATAGTTTATTTAATGTTGAGTTTATAGATCTCATTCCAGACCTAACTAATACAGAAATCACTCCCCTTCTTTCAAAAATACTGAATTTTATTCATTTTGAAGGTACTACTACAGCATCAAGAATAAGTAAAAAATTAAACATATCTGTACCAAATACAAGCAGAAGTATTAATGCTTTATATAATCTTGGTTACTTGATAAAAAAACAAGATGAAAAAGATAAAAGAATTGTTTATTTATCACTATCAAATAAATCATTAAATCTTATTTCATCTGTTGCTGCAACTGGAGAGGATATTTTTTTAGAACGATTTAATGTTCTTTCTAATGAAGAAATAGCTGAGTTATCTCAATCACTATTAAAAGCTCAGAACTTGATTATAAAAATGCGAGATCTATATGAAGATAAGAAAACTATGAAATAAATATTAAGGAGATGGTTTAATTATGTTTATAAAAACTATAAAATCAAAATTAATTATTCTGATAAGTATATTACTCTTAGTTGTAAGCACTGGATTTGGAATTATTTCTTATATTAATGCATCTAACGCTTTAATATCAAATATTACAAAGACATTACCAGAAATAGCTATTCAGGCTTCTAATACTGTTCAGGCTAATTTAGATAATCAATTAAATTCACTAGAAGTTACTGCTAAGACTGCTTCATTAAACAATGATACTCCAGATAAATTAATGACCATTTTAAAAGCTGAAGCAAAGAGAAATGGTAGTATTAAAATGGGATACGCTGATATGAATGGAAACATTATATATACTACTGGTGAACAAACTAATATAAAAGATACTACTTATTTTAAGAAATCAATGTCTGGAGAAAATTTTATTAATGATCCTGAAGTTAATGAAGGCAAAACTGCAATGACAATGGTATATTCAGTACCAATAAAAAATGATGACTCAATTATAGGCGTGTTAGTATCAGTTAGAGATGGAATGGAACTTAGTGAGATGATTAAGAAGATCTCTTTTGGTAAAACTGGAAGTGCCTATATGATTAACAGTCAAAGCAATAGTATTGCTTATAAGGATTCAAGTATGCCATTAAATCAATATAATTCTATAAGAGAAGCAGAAAAAGATCCTAGTCTAAAAGGTATCGCTGATATGCAAAAGAGAATGATAGCTGGTGAAACTGGTTTGAATTTATATACTTTTGGTGGAAAAGAATCTTATGGAGGCTTTGCTCCAATTGAAAAAGAAAAATGGTCTGTAGTTGTTATTTTAGAAAAATCGGAACTTTTATCAGAACTCAACTCTCTAAAATTCTCAATAGCCCTTACATCTATATTATTTTTGATTATTGGAATTCTTGTAATTTATATTATTTCCAATAGACTATCTAAAAGAATTAGATATGCTTCTAATTCCTTAAATATATTGGCTACTGGAAATTTCACTAATAAGATAAGTGAAAAATATTTATACATTAAAGATGAAATTGGTGATATAGCTAACTCTATGAATACTATGCAGAACTCAATTGGAGATATGATTAAAATATCTAAGGACAGTTCCCTAATAATTGATGAAAACTCAGGTAATTTATCAACTATATCTCAAAACATGGTCTTATCTTCTAATAATGTAGCGAATTCAATGCAAGAGGTAGCAATTGGAATTAATTCTCAAGCGAATAATCTAATGGAAATCACTACAATCTTAAATATCTTCAGTAGTAAACTTGAAGATATTGTAATTAACACTAAAGATATAGATAAAAATACAATAATAATGAATGAACTTGCAAATAATAGCAGCTCAAGCATGAAGTTATTAATGGATACAGTAAGCAGCATAAGCATATCCTTTAAAAATTTATCTAATAAAATTATTACTTTTAGCAGCAATATAAAAGAAATAAATAATATAGTACAAATCATTAATTCAATAGCAGATCAAACTAACTTATTAGCATTAAATGCATCTATAGAAGCTGCAAATGCTGGTGAAGCTGGTAAGGGTTTTGGAGTGGTAGCAAATGAAGTAAAAGCCTTGGCAGAACAAACAAAGTCTTCATCTCAAAATATTAGTAAATTAGTATCTGATATCTCTAATAATACTAATGTAATAAAAGATGATACAAATAGCATGACCACAGAACTTAACAATCAAGTTAGCATTATAAATGAAACTATAAACTCATTTGAAAATATAATTGATGTTATTAAAACCGTAATTCCAAAAGTACAAACTGTAAATGTGGCAACTATAGAAATAAATAAAGAAAAGGATGATATTCTTGATAAGATTGAAAGTACATCTGCTATAGCCGAAGAAATATCAGCTTCATCTGAAGAAATATCTGCTTCTACTGACGAAATGTACAAGCTATCTAATGAAGTTGCAAAAGCTTCTGCTACCTTAAATAATATGACAAAGAAATTAATCACTGAACAAAATAAATTTATAGTTTAATTATTACGGAATATATTTAATTTAACAAAATATTTGGAGGTGTTTATTATATGATTAAACCTTTATTTTTAGCTCATGGTTCACCTATGATGGCAATTGAGCAAAGCGTGTATACTAAATTTTTAAATGACCTTGGAAGATCTATTAATCCTAAAGCTATAGTTGTGTTCACAGCCCATTGGACAACTGAAACACTTACTATTTCTGCTTCTGATGCTATATATGATACTGTGTATGATTTTTATGGATTTCCAGAAGAACTCTATAAAATTAAATACCCTGCACGAGGTTCTAGCACTATTGCAACAAAAATTAAAAATAAATTAATAAATTCAGGTATTGATGTAAAAACAGATTTAACAAGGGGCCTAGATCACGGTGCATGGACTCTTTTAAAGCATCTTTATCCGAAAGCAAATATACCAGTTATTCAAGTTTCTATAAATTATACTCTACCTATTGAGCAGCAAATTAAAATAGGTAATGCCATCAAAGAGCTTGGTTCTGAAGATATTTTAATTCTTGGAAGTGGAAATACAGTTCATAATCTAAGATTAGTTAATTTTGATAGTAAGGCAATTGATTCTTGGTCTAAAGAATTTGATGATTGGTTAATTGACAAGATAGGAAACAAGGACATGAATGCCCTTAATAACTATAAAAAATATGCTCCTCATGCTAACTTAGCAGTTCCAACTGCAGATCATCTTGTCCCATTATTTATAGCTTTAGGCAGTAGTTCTGAATTAACCCCTAGAGTTATATTTAGAGATTACCAATTAGGAAACTTAAGTTATCTTTGCTATGAATTTTAGACAGATTTGCATTGAAACTCAGCATTCTCAGTTTAGATTTTAGTTCTTTTGATAAGAGGATTTATGACTTCATTTGTCATTAATCCTCTTATCTGTTTTGTTTGATGCTTGCTCTCTTAATTGTAAATAAAAATAAGTGTAAATGTATAACCACTTATTTATAGCCCACACTTACACTTATACAGTAGCAAATAAGAGCCTATTTACATAAGCTCTTATTTTTATCACTAATCATTAGTTTGAGAATTCTTGTGTTCCCATGTATTTGTTATTTCCGTAGATTACACCTATACCAACCTTAGTGTATTTTTCATTCATCATATTTGCTCTATGACCTGGTGAGTTCCACCATTGATTAAATAATTCAACTGGGTCAGAAGTGTTATATGCAATATTCTCTCCCGCTGTAGTATAAGTATAGCCTATTGTGTGTAACCAGTTTGTCCACTTTGTTCCGTCTGGATTTGTGTGATCAAAGAAATTATTTTGAATCATGTCGTCACTCTTATATCGCGCAACTTGCACTAACGTATTATCTATAGTTAATGGCTGAAGAGCAGCTTCTTTTCTTTTTTCATTCATTAATTGAAGAATTTTATCCTCAGCAGAATTTTGCATGCTGATTGAATAATTTGTCGGCAGATTAGGTAACCCCTGTACATTTACTGATGTTGCATTTGTGCCGCTTTTTGAAACTGCATCTGTATTACTAGCGTTATTTGCATTAAACGTATTCATAAGTGAATTTGTATTTAAAAGATTATTTATATTTACATTGTTATAATCGTTAATATTTGAATTAATTGTTGCTGCAGATACTCCTAATGATGAGAAACTTCCTATTGTTGTAGCTGCAATAACTGTAGTTACTATTCTTCTTAAACCATTCTTTCTCATTAGTTTTTCTCCTTCTATATGTTTTATTTGTCCTTATGATTTTTATTTAAACAAAAAGTGTTTTTTAAGTTTTTGTTGCTTTCGAGTAAGGACATGTCTCTATCTTATCATCTTTTCGACAATATTCAACATGGATTTTTCTCAATTTATTGATTTAAATGATATTGTCTTGAACTTGCTTTAGTATGTTCTTGTATACGTCTTTATGCACCATAATATCATTTAACATCTTAAAGTGCAAAGGATACTCCCCTATATTTTTCTATATTCTTTAGTATTTATTGTTTTTCTTATTTGTGATTTATTTAAGAATTCATTCATTTCTTTAATTTTGTTAAATATTTCGAAGGATTGGCTTCTTATTCTTTTTCCTAGTGTTTCTTTATTCTTCTCATTTGAAATTTCATAGTTTGGCATATATACCACTTGTCTGCAAGGAACATTAAATATTCTTGATGCACTCCCTTTAGATATTTCAGTGCTTCATCTTCTGGACGTATGTTACTAGTGTTTATTCCATAACTCAACTATATACTGCAATAAAAATAAGAGCTTACTTTTACATAAACTCTTACCAAAAACATATAGTTTGTATTTAATATTTATTTTTAGCTCTTTCCTTAAATAGCTTACTTCATACTTTTTAGTATTTCATCTATATTATTATAATTAGCTCCAAGAGATTTCGCTTTAAGTAGCTCTTGTCTTGCTAAATCAAAATTTTTTGCATTATAATATACTATTCCCAAAAAGTAATGCCCATCTTTTTGGTCTAATTGTTCTAAGTTTTTTGAATAGTTAACAGCAGCATCGTATTTCATTAAAAAGATATCTGAATTAATAATGCATTTTAAAGCATAAGTGTTTATATCCTTAGATGGATTTGATGCCAAAATTTCCTTAGAAGTTTTTTCAACCTCTTTCCAATTTTGCGCTTTAAAATTTTGTTCTAGTTGAGTTACTAATCTTGTTGTTTTACTTTGAGTATTATTAAATCCCCAAAAAACTGTTGCTGATGTTATTATAAGCGCTAGTAATAAGTAGGCATATCTATTAAAATACCATAACCTCTTTTTCGATTCATTGAAAATTCCTGCAAAAATTAATCCTCCTATAAGTCCTCCTAAATGTGCAAAATTATCTATTCCTGATTTAGTAAATCCATAAAATAAGTTTGCGCATATTACTCCAACAATGTTTACTCCTAATCCAGACTTAAATAATGCAGGTTTCTCTATACATATAAAAAGTATAGCTCCAAATAATCCAAAGATAGCTCCTGATGCTCCCACTCCAGGACTTGAATTAAATGCGAAACTAAATATATTACCCAAAATTCCTGCCGCAAAATATATAGCTATAAACTTAGCTTTTCCAAAAACTCTTTCAGCTAGAATTCCTATAAAATATAATGAGTAACAATTTAAAGCTACGTGAACTATGTTCGCATGTAAAAATATTGGTGCTATAAATCTCCAATATTCTCCTTGCAATATATGACCATTTTCTTTACTTCCAAATTGCAATAGTAGTGCATTGTAATCTGTACCTGAGTCCCATGAATATAACCCCATTATTGCAAATACTAAAAGATTTAATGCAATTAATATATATGTAATTGTTGGTTTTTCACTCTTAAACTCAATTCTGGATTCTAATTTCTTTTTCTCTACAATGTCCTCAAAGCTTATAAGTGAATTATCACTTTTCTTATATTCACTAAAATACTTATTTAAATGTTTTTTTACCCCAAACTCATCCCTTTTAGTTTTAGAATGGCTCACAACACTTTGCTTTTCAAGATTCACAACTATGCTTCTTAAATATTTTTTACCTTTTACTTTATTGACCTGGTTATCTTCAATAATCTTAACTTTATCTATTGGTGGGTCATTTTCAAAAATAAATATCCCGAAAGAATATACAATTTTATTTTTATCAATGTTTAAAAGATTTTCTTTCACATCTATGAAATATTGTCTTATTTCCTCTTCTGAAAACAAGTCTCCATTTATTAATTCCAGCACAATCATTGTGCCAAAATAATCTTTTATCATTATATTATCTTTTTCATCTGTTCTTACTTTGTTTTCTTCATCACATAAAGGTATAAAATCCTTATATTGAGTAAAGCTCTTCATTATTATTTCAATTTCATTTTTATACATATAATCCCCCTATCTCAGTATTCATTTTCTATTAAGTTATATGAGTACTCAGCCTATTTTCCTTTGCACCTATATTTTAACTTTATCCCCCTAAACTAGTTAATGTTACTTATATTAATTCACTCAATTTTATTACTGCTAGTACACATTAGTATATTATCATAACAATTACCTATTTTACAAATAAATTCTTATATCCCAAATTCTTGATGCAGCTCTTTATTTTTCTTTTTGTAAACT from the Clostridium beijerinckii genome contains:
- a CDS encoding methyl-accepting chemotaxis protein: MFIKTIKSKLIILISILLLVVSTGFGIISYINASNALISNITKTLPEIAIQASNTVQANLDNQLNSLEVTAKTASLNNDTPDKLMTILKAEAKRNGSIKMGYADMNGNIIYTTGEQTNIKDTTYFKKSMSGENFINDPEVNEGKTAMTMVYSVPIKNDDSIIGVLVSVRDGMELSEMIKKISFGKTGSAYMINSQSNSIAYKDSSMPLNQYNSIREAEKDPSLKGIADMQKRMIAGETGLNLYTFGGKESYGGFAPIEKEKWSVVVILEKSELLSELNSLKFSIALTSILFLIIGILVIYIISNRLSKRIRYASNSLNILATGNFTNKISEKYLYIKDEIGDIANSMNTMQNSIGDMIKISKDSSLIIDENSGNLSTISQNMVLSSNNVANSMQEVAIGINSQANNLMEITTILNIFSSKLEDIVINTKDIDKNTIIMNELANNSSSSMKLLMDTVSSISISFKNLSNKIITFSSNIKEINNIVQIINSIADQTNLLALNASIEAANAGEAGKGFGVVANEVKALAEQTKSSSQNISKLVSDISNNTNVIKDDTNSMTTELNNQVSIINETINSFENIIDVIKTVIPKVQTVNVATIEINKEKDDILDKIESTSAIAEEISASSEEISASTDEMYKLSNEVAKASATLNNMTKKLITEQNKFIV
- a CDS encoding CAP domain-containing protein; translated protein: MRKNGLRRIVTTVIAATTIGSFSSLGVSAATINSNINDYNNVNINNLLNTNSLMNTFNANNASNTDAVSKSGTNATSVNVQGLPNLPTNYSISMQNSAEDKILQLMNEKRKEAALQPLTIDNTLVQVARYKSDDMIQNNFFDHTNPDGTKWTNWLHTIGYTYTTAGENIAYNTSDPVELFNQWWNSPGHRANMMNEKYTKVGIGVIYGNNKYMGTQEFSN
- a CDS encoding MarR family winged helix-turn-helix transcriptional regulator, whose protein sequence is MTKKDNRELILNMVNFYSLFNVEFIDLIPDLTNTEITPLLSKILNFIHFEGTTTASRISKKLNISVPNTSRSINALYNLGYLIKKQDEKDKRIVYLSLSNKSLNLISSVAATGEDIFLERFNVLSNEEIAELSQSLLKAQNLIIKMRDLYEDKKTMK
- a CDS encoding DUF429 domain-containing protein, producing MSKGSASRIFNVPCRQVVYMPNYEISNEKNKETLGKRIRSQSFEIFNKIKEMNEFLNKSQIRKTINTKEYRKI
- a CDS encoding DODA-type extradiol aromatic ring-opening family dioxygenase, whose amino-acid sequence is MIKPLFLAHGSPMMAIEQSVYTKFLNDLGRSINPKAIVVFTAHWTTETLTISASDAIYDTVYDFYGFPEELYKIKYPARGSSTIATKIKNKLINSGIDVKTDLTRGLDHGAWTLLKHLYPKANIPVIQVSINYTLPIEQQIKIGNAIKELGSEDILILGSGNTVHNLRLVNFDSKAIDSWSKEFDDWLIDKIGNKDMNALNNYKKYAPHANLAVPTADHLVPLFIALGSSSELTPRVIFRDYQLGNLSYLCYEF
- a CDS encoding rhomboid family protein, with protein sequence MYKNEIEIIMKSFTQYKDFIPLCDEENKVRTDEKDNIMIKDYFGTMIVLELINGDLFSEEEIRQYFIDVKENLLNIDKNKIVYSFGIFIFENDPPIDKVKIIEDNQVNKVKGKKYLRSIVVNLEKQSVVSHSKTKRDEFGVKKHLNKYFSEYKKSDNSLISFEDIVEKKKLESRIEFKSEKPTITYILIALNLLVFAIMGLYSWDSGTDYNALLLQFGSKENGHILQGEYWRFIAPIFLHANIVHVALNCYSLYFIGILAERVFGKAKFIAIYFAAGILGNIFSFAFNSSPGVGASGAIFGLFGAILFICIEKPALFKSGLGVNIVGVICANLFYGFTKSGIDNFAHLGGLIGGLIFAGIFNESKKRLWYFNRYAYLLLALIITSATVFWGFNNTQSKTTRLVTQLEQNFKAQNWKEVEKTSKEILASNPSKDINTYALKCIINSDIFLMKYDAAVNYSKNLEQLDQKDGHYFLGIVYYNAKNFDLARQELLKAKSLGANYNNIDEILKSMK